Sequence from the Osmia bicornis bicornis chromosome 13, iOsmBic2.1, whole genome shotgun sequence genome:
GTTATATTAAatcatattaaaatattgtattaaattgtgTATTAGGTGTCAGAAGTACGAAGAATAGAAGGCCACGTGCAGGATTTCTGACATCAATTCCACATTGTCATCAGAAATGCGTAAGGTGAAATTTCTTACGCTTGTTGCGAATTGAAATTGATATTGGAACAGCAACATCttaattatttctcttttatatctataattttctaaatgttattaaattttcacatTCTTTTGGTATTTCTTTCCATAATTTATTGTGCTAACgcgaaaaaattgattttgatGTACATACTGATTTTCGTAAGAGAGTTCGATAACGTTCTCCCTTTAGAATCATAATATCACGAGATTGGTTCGGCTACCTGCTTCGGTATCAAGCCGAACAACCCCGAATGGTCGTAAGAAGGATGCGTCATTTGTTTCGCGAATGTCGAGGTGATAAGACATGTTGAGACGTCGTTCCGTATATGTAGTATATAGGTACACGtatttcttgaaatattttgcataaattatagAGTTTGATCATTTGTTAGTCATAATTTTATTGCTGTtggttaaattttattaacataatcttgtatttcttatttgttacagatattttGTTGACATTGAAAAGACGTCACGAGATACGACCGCATGACACTTCATGCTAATTTGCAATACAATTTGGTAAAGAATTGgtaatattttgatttattgtaataaattgaTAATATCTATTGccacttttttttactgagtCGTTGTTAATTGCAAGCATTTTGAATAATTAGTACTGAGGTCGAGGAAGAAAAATTAGAGAAATTATGTttctttgattaattaatagaaaaatttcattttattaaataattttgactagtaatttaatatatgGGTTTTAAATTAGAACATAATTGAAACTGTTTGTATTTTACTGCAGATGATTGCTTCTCTTctgcaattatttatttgttttaattattttaaacaatttattcttGTTAAATCatagtaattatattataatatacagCTTTTGGTgcagattttaattaaaatagaatcattattaaattacatactGTTTATGTATGATTAATTACTGGACGTGGTTTATCGAAAAGAatttagataatttataaatcacGTCGTAATAGAATTTCCAACAAGTTTTAGTATGCTTGCAATCTTAACAACAAGAATCCTCTACTTTAATAAAAGAgactattatatttattaaacaatgaTTTTCTATCCATATAATgttcattgaaataattatcaacaattatttaaaacatttcattattacaatataatcTAGCTTGAATAATATTCGTattctttgaaaatatttcacgaacactgatattttcatttacacgtaataacagtatttcctTAATGAACACTCAATAAGAAGAATGTTGGttttgttttgtatattttcaCCCATCCCCAACCTCCCCACTAATCTTTTCTTCCAGGAATTGTTGTGGCCGCGCGCAAGGCGGTcggtagagtcagtgtttgtacgaacatattaccaatgttttgattttttcaagggtgaactggccctgaatagagttgcgtttgtacaattaggaatcacgcgaaagtagagtcagtgtttgctgcgtattataaaatattttctagagtACATATCGCGACTctgctttttcctttttcatcgtGAAAGTAGAGTCACTACAATTGTTCGCCGAAAATTATTCACGGTCGCGTTACTAGTATTtcatatctttatttttatttttaattttttttttaattgctcgaTATATCCGGTATTAGAGTCAgtgcaccactgaagaggagtCTTGGGCGTTGCTTCATAAGGAAAGAGTGTAAGtatcttattactttatttaattaattttaattcaagtagaataatttacaatttatgatgctattacattgatttaattacattttgtatattataaattcaaatataattttagaattttttacgagtagtaaaatttcattcattcaatACCGAAGATTAAGTTATTTACACGTTcatgaaaaaatgaacaatttatgtGCAAGAAGACAATTCGTGACGGGTAGATTTCCAACTCAGAGTGATTTATTTCAACACATTTTgcgtattcttgaaaatttactcTGAGGAGAGAGTCGCGCGaggatattttattaattttcacaataAATTCTTGTTTCATTGAAAAGAATTCATAATTAGagacattaaattcttttttattaattatatatcaAATAATACGAGCAAATTGGCTGCGAGATTCGTGGTttgttttttcaattttatttatgctATTTTTTTTCGTTAATTTTTGCATTACTTTTAATGCACTTTCATCTCACTTTCGTATTATTATTAGTAGTGCATAAGTTTATTAACTAACGTAAGTTTCAATTATGTAATACCGACATCTGCGACACCAGGATTTGAGGTTCCTGTATATGCTAATTTGGATGTCGTTTTACAGATTTCTGCTCTTTTGCAACAGTTGGTCGCGTGGTGCAGCACCAGTACATCACGGCAAGTAAAACCCTGAGCGTGAACATTCTCTATTCCTCTCATTCATAGCTAACAGTGACCATAGATAGTACACTACTATCTATAGATACTGTAGCTAATCACGTGGTGAAAATAACACATAACCTATgttatatttgtaaaaaacaCTGACAAAAATTAAAACGCAAACATGTATttgatgtattatttaaatgaaaatggaGATCGTGTGTATACGTTAAAGGTAGCACACAATggatcattttattatgtcctatataatatatttttatgtattatactaatgtttcattttatattttccttatttataTTTGCATATATAGATTAATGTTTGTAACTCTTCTTTCTTATCTTTATTGTTGTAATGTTATTTTACAGAAAATAGATCCCAATGGAAAACCTACACTATCAGCACATCCaggtaaatattttttaaaatattataatttattttaaaaggaTGAAATCagttacaatttttatttcagctCGATTTTCGCCGGAAGATAAATATTCAAGAGAAAGAATAACGCTTAAAAGAAGATATGGCTTACTGCTTACTCAACAACCATTGCCTACTTATTGATattcatttgtatttttaagtggctatttttattttgtacaaaaatgtaattaaatagaCTGTTATACAACATATAAATGTATATGTAGATCTGtgtatttttttgtttctcaTCAGTTGAGATACACAGATCTTTTACACCCACAGCTTCCTCTTCTGATAATCTAACAAAATTCTTAATAGCTTAATACATTCACACTTTGATTCAACAACCTACATACTTTAATATTGTActtcaaattcaattacatTTAAAATGGAGTGAATATTGATATAGATAAAGTTTTTTTATTCAGAATTCACTTTATTTTAAcatgtgtatatataaaaaataaaacatatttcAATGTATTGTACATTATCTAACCagtttaaatattatacaattttatctgaagattataataatagaattatataaaacaaacttcaatttttttaactttaacaTTATGTTAGACATATCTtaaagttttataaatttcttatattactgataaaattaaaattttctgaatGAGTATACACGACGAAATTAgtattgaaaagaaaagatttaCCAACATTTGACAACACTTCTGTttaatatacatgtacatcagtTTGATATATGACATTTTTAATGTCTTTTCTATTAAATACATTATACTGTATCAAACTTAATATAGACAGTAACAATATACAGTATTTGATatagttaattatatttacatatgtatatatgcaAACATTTACATGTATTTGTAGCTTTTATTTgatgttatttaaatatttttctaattagaaataatttgaaaaatatttaactaaTGGTTAATCAATAAATTATATGAGAAAACTGTCTCTCTATTGaaagtattttatattacgaatgttATTTTCTTAGTACAGAAATATCAAGCATTGAGTATTATAGTATTTGCCTTGAAAAATGGTTTACTAATTAACATGGCAATATAAACATACTTTTCGCAATATTTATAGCTtgactaataaaaaataagaaataaaagtaaCTTAAATAACGTTTATCTTGATCTTTCTAAACATACTTACATCTtcttataaatattcaatacagaatacaatatttttatcctTCAGATAGAtgttaattatcatttttttgtAATGTTTACATACAAactatacaatttttaattcttattcGATGTTATGAGTATattcttaataaatatttgtacaaattttaCAGCATTGTATCTAACAAGCGGAATTGAACATTCAATTACTGTAATAGTAAAATGACACAATCTGTTAAAATTAGTTGAAATTATCACGAACACTATATCATAAACTTAACACATAATGTATTATacgaaaattaaatatttgaaaaataggAAACAACTGAAATCATCTATAtcattatatgtatgtacataacGGAAGAATTATAAGTACATAGATCAAAATAAAAcgatcaatttttataactttttttcaaattaaatcagACATGTGTTTTGGTCAAATTTTATACGTAGACTGTACAACATGAATATTGTTCAATAATTACATGAAAATACAAATTACATTACTGCACGAGTGAAAACATGTTATCGTAATTTTGGTTTAACTATATTCATGTTTTTCAGGTATGAAACCTTATAGTTTTACTTACAGCTCATATTGTCACATTTTTACTTCACCTCTAATGGCAAAACTTAAATTAGTAATTATTCTGCTATTTTTAGAAGTAAACAATaacagaaattgaaatttgatttttggaTTAATATATAAAGGTATAACATGAAACAGTGTATGTGTAATTTCTACTTGTCCAAAATTCAAActtcaattaataatataaaaaaataaatcaatatagCAATGACTGACTAAATAATAAGTGATAATATTATTCAATGTCAGAAATATAtcaaacaatataaaaatgatcTTGATTACGGTATATGCAATTTCCATTTGATAATGCCACAGATATACTATGCGGTTTCAgtatcaataattttatgttcAATTTGCTTCTGAAGGTGCTGCTGGTAGAACATGAACTTGCTGTGCTTTACTAGCATTATAAACTTGGCCAGGACTGAATGGTTCTAGTCTTGAACTAGAACTTATTTCGTTTTTACGAATCAtatctttaaaaaattaacaaatgttaCAAGCACGAACACATAAAaggtaaaaaattattttggtATTAAAAACATATATAACTGTTAAGTGAAAAACAAACTACACATGTAGCttcgataattaatattaatattaaaggaCTTACCACTTTTTGATTCAGGAGCTGGAATATATCGAGACAATCTAACAACAGGCAAAGGTAAATAACCACTGGTTAATGGCATCACGTCCAATGTGACACTTTGTTTTTCTAGAACTTCTAAAGACACAATACCAGCAGTACGACCACATACAGCCCACATAGCTTGATCAGCAAGAACCTCATACATTAACTGAGGTGTAGGATTTGGATTAGGAGTGGGTAACATACGTGTTACTGTGAGATAAAGATGGCACATGCTACCAGCACGACAAAATTCACCCCCATTTCCAGCTGCCTCAACTTTTGATGATACTGTAAACAAGGTCTGGAAAATGATATTATAACTAGAAATTTATCTTTCTGAAATgtcattaaaatatattttataggtACGTTTATAAGGTCATGTTtgttttacatttaattagaaatgaattattaatcaaATGGGCTATAACATGAgtaatcaaatttatttcactaGTTCATAACtatcaaacaaaaaaaaataatttacactCTTACCACATAATCTGTAATATCGAAGTTGCATCTATAAACACTGCATGATTTTTCCATTCTTTGCAAATGATGTGTTTGTAGAGGATCATCAGTAAGTAGATCATTCAGTTCTTCCGCATCATTGATTGGTACATATTTCACACGAAAATCAGTCTTTATTGGTATCAAAGACTTTTCATCTTTACCAATTTCAAGTTCCCACATAAATGATACGTTTATTCCATTTCCTATTACTAATCTCTGGCCCGCAATCGGATTTAAACTTTTGAAGTTAACATCTATGGATGTTATTGTTGTCAATTCTGGCTCGATCAGTTGTAGAAGCTGATTCGTTAACCCTGTTACAATTATTTGAAGGAATTTCCTTTGTTTTGCTGTGTGAAGTTTCATATTTGACATAAGTGGAGGGCCAAAATGCAAAGGTATACTTTCTTCTGAATTCCAGGGGCACTGTATATTTAgctaacaaaaaataataattagaaatatatttattaaagtattatgcaatatataaaaaaaaagtaccttATGTTCCATTGATAAAGTATCTTTCTTTGGTGGTAGTTCAGCTAGAGCTTTAAACTTCAGCCGTATTGTTTGAAATGGTTCACAAACTGGCAGTGATACTTCTAATTCTTTAGACATTGCATCCTTTGAATTATCAACTTGTATCGTTAATCCTCTGGACGTACGTAATTTAAGTTTCATgtcttttgttatttttatacttCCACTCATAATAGTTAACTCTATATCTTGAATAAGGCCAGCCAGTAAATCTCTACCACATTTCAGAGATACTACTGGTTGAGTTTTAGCTACTTCGTAACATAATCGGGGATTTAAAATAGGTGatagaaattctaatttttccTCGATAACTAGTGACAGCTGACCAATTTTGTAAAATCCGGGCTGATCAACGTGCCTTACTAATGTAAAGGTGTTCACGCCTGGTTTCATTACAAATTCATTACACGACAGGGCTTTACTAAAATCACCTTTTGCGTTTACAGACGGTTTCCTATGTTTTGTGCTATCAGAACGTCTGACAACGGGTTTAGTATTTTTGTGTACAACACTAGCAGATCCAAGACTTTTATCTTCTTTGTAATCGAAATATGAATATACTTGTAACTGAAGTAAACTCGGATCAAATGGTTTCATATCTTCTAGAGTACATTTCGATAatctgaaaataataattttttaattgccaAAGAGTACAaaggaattttaatttctttctcctatgattttaataatattaaatttcacatATATTACGTACAGTGGTATTGATGGTTCAACTGGTAATTTTGAACCTTTCTTTTTGTTAGATAATTGAGGTTTTTGAATCTCTTCGACGGATACAGACGCTTTAGTGCATTTTACTTCTCTAGGAAATAAACTTTGTACACTGACCTCAATATGAACCACACAATCTTGTACTACCTTATCCATCACTTTAACTTCCATACTCAGTATTACAAAAGCACATCTAAGTTCTACAAGTAATGGTTGGGGTAATGAGATCAATTTCATGTATCCAAACATTTCTTCAAAATATGTGTTACGGACAGTAATATGTAATACATCCAAACTAGAAATAGCTGCACAAACTTTCGTATATTTTTCTACATCGTCCATTCTTTTGTAACACTGAGCTAATTCCAATTGAGTTTGTGCTGCTAAATGATTCCAACCTTCATCGGTATAAGTTTTCAAAGCATCAGATAAAAATGCAACAGCTTTCTGATTCTCTGCGAGTTCGCTATAAAATTGTGCTAATTCTTTTCCTATCAATCTGGCTGATCGAATACGGCCTACGTGTTTGTAAGTACCCATAGCTAATTCTGCATGTTCAagatattgttttttaaacGCTTCTTTCGATGAAAGCGCTTCCTTCAACTTATCAGTAGGAGTTAATTTTCCTTCTACCTGTGATTCAGAATCTCCCATACCAGCTATAAGGTAAACAACTGTATGTAATTGTTCGCTAGTTGGTTCACTTCCAGGCATTAAACCACATAATCTTCCTAAATTTCCTAGCTAGAATaagttataataatatttaattgctAACTGTTTCTTCTAAtatttattcacttatattctttaaaaaaaaaaaacgagagaTAGTTTGAATAACTTACTTTATCTCTAGCAAGTGCCCACAGACTAGCTGTATGCAAGGAGCAAAGATCTAGCTGTtgattattatcattattgtAAGACGATAATTGACAAGCTTGTAATACCTCTAGTGCACAAAGGAAAGACCAACATTCAATGGATCCTTCGGGTCGTTGAATTTCTAAGATACGTAATTCGCTTAATGTGTTATGAACAAATGATAAGCACCTTTGTGCGacctaaattaaaatttatgtatACATTCATATTAATGATACAACTATGATTTATAAACGAGAAACAGTTGTGTGTAATATACAAACCTCCCATGGTTTATTAAGAGCTAGTAACATGGCACATTGTctactaaataaataacttcTAAGATCTAATAATGATGCCTTACACTCGGCCAAAAGAAATCTTAGTTGATGATTTGTACCACTACTTAAATTGACGCCTTTCCAATTATTTAATGGTGCTTGAAACAAATTTAACCATCCTGGAATAtctacaaaaattaaaatcgattaattttcaaattaaaaagaatacGAGGATTTTATGAAATATGGTTGGTATACCTCCTACATTGGAATTAAGCACAAACTGTGTAAAGAGAGCATCTAACTCGTCATACTGAACTAATGCTTCATCATACAATCCTAACATTTGTAAAACAAATGCAAGTTCTTCCTAAAAaggttgaaattaaaacatatATTTTGTTCTTTTAACATAACAAGTTTGTAGAATACAGTTAAAAAATCAACGTTTTAATTTACCTGTAGCAAAAAATAGTGGCAGAAATTCCAATTTGGATGATTTCTACTTTCTCTTTGTTCTCTAATAATATCTTCAAAACGTGACAATGTTTTATCATATGCTACTAGCATTAAGTGGCGTATACGACTGATTAAACCCCTCCACGATTCAGCTGAACGCATTTCGGATTTGATTGGATTTATTACAGAAACACATCTGtttaatatacaatacataACATATAACAAACaggtaatttataaatatgtacaaaacaattgttaattaattattacttcacCTATCGCCATTCTTAGAAGCAAAATCACTCCGAATTTTATCCAGAACTGTTGTTCTAGGTAATAATTTATTAGTTTTCTTAATATCATAGGTTTCTACTAAAACAATCATCCAGTCCTGAATATGATACTGTGATAATGTTTTCAACCAATTATCAATGTCTTCTCTGATACTTGTCTTGTAAGTATCTACATCCTGTAATCTCAATATGTATGATCAGAAAAACATAGAATTTATTTACCACATAATTAAATGATAACAATTTCCTCCAAATATTGTCTTATATATTactaaattatatatttaaacaaattcatTAGATGTTCATAATATGAAACTTACACTAATACCTATAATATAATACCTAACATTCTAATACCTACATTATTAATGTACTCACAGAACATTCAGTCCAATATATATGAAATATTGGTTGTTTTATTAGGTGTACACTCTTCTCAGTTGGAAGAATGTCTTTGGAAAATGGCACAAAAGTTGCCCCCAATTTGACTTGTTTGACTGGTCTACTAAATGACCTACGCCATTCCACCATATCTGCAGGTATAACTTGAAGCAAACTACCTTCcaaagtagaaaataatttatcatctCCAGCATCTACGTTAAAGGAATTAATATATTAGTTTGAAACATTATAAACTGTATATActatatcattttatatataCACAGATGATTGATTAAGAATTGGCACAATCAGATgttcataattaatattatattatatttttgacattaattttacatattattattaacataacatattaatttataattatgaaaCATTCATAATCTTCTACAGGGAAATACATGCATAAAATTACATTAGAAACAGTTACAATAAATGAAGTtaaatatatacaattttattttaagtaaagaaaaatgttatataGGAAGAAAACGTTAACctatttaaaataacatatgtttattaaaaatgaatggTAATGATTAAAGAAATTCTATTGTTAACAACAATTGCTATTATGTGTTATATAGTATTTCATAAATAACTgcatattacaaataaatgtAACTGAATTATAAAGATGAAAGGAATATCATAGAAATTGACAGTTTATTGAAGCAGTAAATAACAGTGGTGAAGAATAATGTCATCACTAAAAGGAGGTTAAAAGAATTAATATCTTGATTAATGAACGTACATGTGATAATTGGTTTAATATCCATAAAGATATTTGTTTTACGTTCACCATCCAAAGACGACCCCCCATTGCAAGTCATTTCTAAAGATCGGCAGTTGCTTCGCGAACCTGCTTTCAATCATTACAACTTTACGTCACTTTTGTTACTTTCAACAAAAATTACTTTATCATTTATCTGAAAACAAAATTCTGAACACTAAAGCATTCTCTATGAATTAAATTGGCTTCAATGATTTAATTGATCGCAAACAGACAAAACTTcaacataatataataaatcCAACATTGTATTTCAATCCTTTAGACAACTTCCATTGAGGTTGATTGAGGTTGGAATTGGAATCTTTATTTAACATGTCGTACGACATCGATACTATCAAAACGTATCGATATCtcgtatttttaaaatatatacgAATTGTTTTCGCAAACTTCCGTTTAGTAGAAACCGTTGTAAGTTTGCTTGGTTTGCCCAAATCTCATAGatggaaaaataatagttATTTGTATTGAAGCACAGGagattaatttttatgaagCATGTAAAgagtatatttatataaattatattttggtGACTGTCAAGGTAACATTATCACAAAGGTTAATAATCGCTTTAATTacgtttttaatattttgtataattaaatgatttttattgtataacgtataattttctaatgctgtaacattaaatatttctctgaaatatatttatatttgaacTCTTGATTTTACAGGTTGTTTCTGCAAGCATTTTAAATGTAAAGTTCATATACcacaaataaaaaaagatgtaTAAAAGCACAGTACTTCATAAAATACCAGGTGATTTACCACCTATCCCAAAACAAGAACATCAAGGATATATTGATGATATGGGAAAGTTAAAGAAATTTCAGTTGGAAGAAATCTTAGAAAGACAGAACAAAATTCTTAATAATAAGTAGGTAGGATTTATGGCATGTATTGAATTATTAGgtaaattgtttataatattattgttcTAGAGCCTTTATATTAAAGCTGCCAGACAAAGGAGAAAAGATTAAGAAATTTCGTGATAGATTAGTGgaggaattaaaaaataaagatgatATTGAAAATGCTGCTAATCTTCTGTCAGGATTGAATATAGCATCCGAAGGAAAAATGGCCATGAATAAACTAGAATGGACAGGCAAATAcaatgaaacaaaaaatacagAGAAAATTGTTCAACTTGACAGCGATGATGAAGATGATCCTTTGAAAATCTTGGCACAAGTTAGTTTTATATTCTCAGAAATTAGTTTATATTCCATGTatattgttttaatatttatcaatttGTCTATATTAGCCTACAGGTTCTGGTGTTCATAAGAAGAAAGTCATACATTTACCACCAGAAGAAAGTTTGATTAAGCCAGAAGATTTGGCAGAAATAgaatcatttaaaaaagaatctacAGAACCTGCTGATCATGTTTCATTTATTGTCAATAAAGTGGAAAACCATTcggaagataaaaataaaaagataccATTTAAACCATATAAAACAACTAAATCTGGTGTACATGAGccagaaaaagaaaagcaaagaaa
This genomic interval carries:
- the LOC114875041 gene encoding trafficking protein particle complex subunit 10 isoform X2, yielding MVEWRRSFSRPVKQVKLGATFVPFSKDILPTEKSVHLIKQPIFHIYWTECSDVDTYKTSIREDIDNWLKTLSQYHIQDWMIVLVETYDIKKTNKLLPRTTVLDKIRSDFASKNGDRCVSVINPIKSEMRSAESWRGLISRIRHLMLVAYDKTLSRFEDIIREQRESRNHPNWNFCHYFLLQEELAFVLQMLGLYDEALVQYDELDALFTQFVLNSNVGDIPGWLNLFQAPLNNWKGVNLSSGTNHQLRFLLAECKASLLDLRSYLFSRQCAMLLALNKPWEVAQRCLSFVHNTLSELRILEIQRPEGSIECWSFLCALEVLQACQLSSYNNDNNQQLDLCSLHTASLWALARDKLGNLGRLCGLMPGSEPTSEQLHTVVYLIAGMGDSESQVEGKLTPTDKLKEALSSKEAFKKQYLEHAELAMGTYKHVGRIRSARLIGKELAQFYSELAENQKAVAFLSDALKTYTDEGWNHLAAQTQLELAQCYKRMDDVEKYTKVCAAISSLDVLHITVRNTYFEEMFGYMKLISLPQPLLVELRCAFVILSMEVKVMDKVVQDCVVHIEVSVQSLFPREVKCTKASVSVEEIQKPQLSNKKKGSKLPVEPSIPLLSKCTLEDMKPFDPSLLQLQVYSYFDYKEDKSLGSASVVHKNTKPVVRRSDSTKHRKPSVNAKGDFSKALSCNEFVMKPGVNTFTLVRHVDQPGFYKIGQLSLVIEEKLEFLSPILNPRLCYEVAKTQPVVSLKCGRDLLAGLIQDIELTIMSGSIKITKDMKLKLRTSRGLTIQVDNSKDAMSKELEVSLPVCEPFQTIRLKFKALAELPPKKDTLSMEHKLNIQCPWNSEESIPLHFGPPLMSNMKLHTAKQRKFLQIIVTGLTNQLLQLIEPELTTITSIDVNFKSLNPIAGQRLVIGNGINVSFMWELEIGKDEKSLIPIKTDFRVKYVPINDAEELNDLLTDDPLQTHHLQRMEKSCSVYRCNFDITDYVTLFTVSSKVEAAGNGGEFCRAGSMCHLYLTVTRMLPTPNPNPTPQLMYEVLADQAMWAVCGRTAGIVSLEVLEKQSVTLDVMPLTSGYLPLPVVRLSRYIPAPESKSDMIRKNEISSSSRLEPFSPGQVYNASKAQQVHVLPAAPSEAN